In Paludisphaera rhizosphaerae, one DNA window encodes the following:
- a CDS encoding fused MFS/spermidine synthase, with product MVGLAARWSPYALAFFSSLCIMVLELVSSRLVARHVGSSLTVWNSVIGIILAGICLGNVLGGRLADRVEPRRALGPIFALGSFLTFGCLLVNAAIPMLLPSPQAMNWELRTILVVTLDFLLPATVLGMVGPVVAKMAVDLSAKAGSAIGDVYFFGAVGSIVGTFLAGFVLIYLAPTSVIVLVVAAALALLAAALDENPLTRGAAVATAVLLGLASVAPMIRSLGIGGIDLGGYQINHVALAGGAASLLLAFTAAASLKTRAAITDAEAEVALEATADHQASRTSLRDLAALAFLASLAFMAMEMVAGRMVTRNLGSSVYGWTSVIGVLLAGLSLGNWLGGRVANIIRSEKQASWLFMVASAALLWILFLDGQPEWFRDATGQGYNPSLLSRAIVLNEVTLFGSTWPLSWPYRVLLVVTLVFFLPAVTMGTVSPVVAKLAVERLRKSKRTGTAIGAVYAWGMVGSIIGTFLTGFVLIDHLGTKGVLLVLAAVLALAATILGSVFHAVWAGIPLGLCVIGLLPMKWTEKIGHQWNIREDRGDVTTTQDALAYADESNYYYIKVNNEPEGDLQLRTLVLDNLIHGYFILGHPERLDYDYEHIYAMIGYRAAKAAGKITLAGAAPAPTPAAETGKLPDQVIADGQPTPAKTETKPAAPTADMPPDDEEILESPSRSWMPKVASSTLKTLFLGGGAYTFQRHMQHVYPGTEVDVAEIDPAVTRANQAATGLPLDTPIKTTWGDARQFVERNQDSKQYDLIYGDAFNDFSVPWHLTTREFNEKISKMMAPTGVYMINIIDAYESDAEALSKAKKEIDALQIKDPAAEERVRQRYLTAAHRYGGFLGAWTATAKLTFPHVYIFGTSESTGEGQRETFVVVAAKQPIDLTDLGKRDDDPRFFQNHKRTVAAFYGPEDEKAVLESRSRGIILTDDYAPVENLLAPVAETRGKD from the coding sequence CCGACCGCGTCGAACCTCGGCGGGCGCTCGGCCCCATCTTCGCTCTCGGCTCGTTCCTGACTTTCGGCTGCCTGCTCGTCAACGCCGCCATCCCCATGCTTCTCCCCTCGCCGCAGGCGATGAACTGGGAACTGAGGACGATCCTGGTCGTCACTCTCGACTTCCTCCTACCGGCGACCGTGCTGGGCATGGTCGGCCCGGTGGTCGCCAAGATGGCCGTCGACCTGTCGGCGAAGGCCGGAAGCGCCATCGGCGACGTCTACTTCTTCGGGGCGGTCGGCTCGATCGTGGGGACGTTCCTGGCCGGCTTCGTGCTGATCTACCTGGCGCCGACCTCGGTGATCGTTCTGGTCGTCGCCGCCGCTCTGGCTCTGCTGGCCGCCGCGCTTGATGAGAATCCCCTGACGCGCGGGGCGGCGGTCGCCACGGCCGTCCTTCTGGGGCTCGCCTCGGTCGCTCCGATGATCCGGTCGCTGGGGATCGGCGGTATCGATCTGGGTGGCTACCAGATCAACCATGTGGCGCTGGCGGGTGGGGCCGCGTCGCTCCTGCTGGCCTTCACCGCGGCCGCGTCGCTCAAGACGAGGGCGGCGATCACCGACGCTGAAGCGGAGGTGGCCCTTGAAGCGACGGCCGATCACCAGGCCTCGCGGACGAGCCTCCGCGACCTGGCGGCCCTGGCCTTCCTGGCCAGCCTGGCGTTCATGGCGATGGAGATGGTCGCCGGCCGAATGGTGACCCGCAACCTGGGGTCGAGCGTCTACGGCTGGACGAGCGTCATCGGCGTCTTGCTGGCGGGGTTGAGCCTGGGGAACTGGCTGGGAGGCCGCGTCGCAAACATCATCCGAAGCGAGAAGCAGGCGAGCTGGCTGTTCATGGTCGCCTCGGCCGCCCTGCTCTGGATCCTCTTTCTGGACGGTCAACCGGAGTGGTTCCGCGACGCGACCGGCCAGGGGTATAACCCGAGCCTCCTCAGTCGGGCCATCGTGCTGAACGAGGTCACTCTCTTCGGCAGCACCTGGCCGCTGAGCTGGCCGTATCGCGTGCTGCTGGTCGTGACGCTCGTCTTCTTCCTGCCGGCCGTCACCATGGGGACGGTCAGCCCCGTCGTGGCGAAGCTGGCCGTGGAACGGCTGCGGAAGAGCAAGCGGACGGGGACGGCCATCGGAGCGGTCTACGCCTGGGGGATGGTCGGCAGCATCATCGGAACCTTCCTGACGGGCTTCGTCCTGATCGACCATCTGGGGACGAAGGGTGTTCTGCTGGTCCTGGCCGCGGTGCTCGCCCTGGCGGCGACCATTCTGGGCTCGGTTTTCCACGCCGTCTGGGCGGGGATCCCGCTGGGGCTGTGCGTGATCGGGCTCCTTCCGATGAAGTGGACCGAGAAGATCGGCCACCAGTGGAACATCCGCGAGGATCGGGGAGACGTGACCACGACCCAGGACGCCCTCGCTTACGCGGACGAGAGCAACTACTACTACATCAAGGTCAACAACGAGCCCGAGGGGGACCTCCAGCTCCGGACGCTCGTGCTGGACAACCTGATCCACGGCTACTTCATCCTCGGCCACCCCGAGCGGCTCGACTACGACTATGAGCACATCTACGCGATGATCGGCTACCGGGCCGCCAAGGCGGCCGGCAAGATCACCCTCGCCGGAGCCGCCCCCGCGCCGACGCCTGCGGCAGAGACCGGGAAGCTCCCCGATCAGGTCATCGCCGACGGCCAGCCAACTCCTGCCAAGACCGAGACGAAGCCCGCCGCGCCGACGGCCGACATGCCGCCGGACGATGAGGAGATCCTGGAATCCCCCTCGCGGTCGTGGATGCCCAAGGTCGCGAGCTCGACGCTGAAGACCCTGTTTCTGGGGGGCGGCGCCTACACGTTCCAGCGCCACATGCAGCACGTCTACCCGGGGACTGAGGTCGACGTCGCCGAGATCGATCCGGCCGTCACGCGGGCCAACCAGGCGGCGACCGGCCTGCCCCTCGACACGCCCATCAAAACCACCTGGGGCGACGCCCGCCAGTTCGTGGAGCGGAACCAGGACTCCAAGCAGTACGACCTGATCTACGGCGACGCCTTCAACGACTTCTCAGTCCCCTGGCACCTGACGACCCGGGAGTTCAACGAGAAGATCTCCAAGATGATGGCCCCGACGGGCGTCTACATGATCAACATCATCGACGCCTATGAGTCCGACGCCGAGGCCCTCTCCAAGGCCAAGAAGGAGATCGACGCGCTCCAGATCAAGGATCCCGCAGCCGAGGAGCGAGTCCGTCAGCGATATCTCACGGCCGCCCACCGCTACGGCGGATTCCTGGGTGCCTGGACGGCCACCGCCAAACTGACGTTCCCCCACGTCTACATCTTCGGCACCAGCGAGTCGACCGGCGAGGGCCAGCGCGAAACCTTCGTCGTCGTGGCCGCGAAACAGCCGATCGACCTCACCGACCTCGGCAAGCGCGACGACGACCCCCGCTTCTTCCAGAATCACAAGCGGACCGTCGCCGCCTTCTACGGGCCCGAGGACGAAAAGGCCGTGCTGGAAAGCCGATCGCGAGGGATCATCCTGACGGACGACTACGCCCCGGTCGAAAACCTGCTGGCCCCCGTGGCCGAAACTCGCGGCAAGGATTGA